The Papilio machaon chromosome 17, ilPapMach1.1, whole genome shotgun sequence genome segment CACTACCAACTACCATAGTTGTTTTGGGAGCCAATAAAAATACCTCAATTGTAGATATTGTTTGACTTTATCAGTGGGGAATGGAATTTATCGTAAACTaatgcaaaattattgattgataaaatatttactataacAATTTACCAAAGAAAACTATTGTAAAGGGAtaacttgttaatttaaaaagaaaaaaaatatagtttgtgTCTATGAAGTTATTTAAAGTGATATATAGTCTAAAAATTCATGCAGGTACCTTTTGGAGACGTGAGTTCTGTGAGAGATTGGTTGGGTATAGAAGGGCCTGTTGGAAAGCCACCCAAAGAGTTAGAAACCCGTCCTGTTAGAGGCTTTGAATGTACTAGAACTGaggtaaacaaataatatattttatttaatacttaagtTAAAGTCACTGGTGTTTGTCATATATTgcaaacttttataaatgcaatatgTTCACGTGTACATTGGATTATTGTTGCACGCatttggaaattaaaaatgaaacattattacaGATAAGTGGCAAAAGATTCTGGGGcttgttaaaagaaatatgtgGCACTCCTGAGAAATTTTTCGAAACAAGCTTTGTCTACAACTATTTAAATCAGCAATGGATGAAGACAAACGGTTGCAACCTCACTCCGGGTGActtcaaagtaatttttttaaatagaatagggctaataaaaaaatgcactatataatttacatgttaggtacacaattttattagaaaaacttTGGAGGAGtctcttataaaataacactGTCCGTTGCTTTGCAGGTAACTGAAATGAAAGCATTGTATGAAATTTGTGatccaatttttataaaagttttggaACTGTATAAGGTGCAAACAATCATTGCTGTTGGTAAGTTTTGTGAAACTCGAGCACATAAAGCAATTGAAGAATATCTACCATCTAAAAGGAAAACTATTAAGGTATATTTGTCAAGTTATTTTtggctataattttttttttgatcttatttaaattacaactggattattgcaataataataataatactaaaactttattatggACACATAGTCCATACAAAATCaacttagaaataaaataaataaaattacaacatatgTAGACATGTCCACATGGCTAATACGGGACAGTTCAAGCCCACTCTATCAATAATTTGCTTATATTTCTTTCAACCATTCCAACTAAACTTTTGCTAGGCAAATCCTAGATCGCAGTCATgaatatcatcatcaacagccttgatctgcccactgctgggcataggtcTTTCCCAATGCCTTAATGCATGAACATAACAAAACTGACAGATTTTAAGCAATAATagtataatgttcgtaagaaacaggattcttaccacgattaggctgttcaCGGGCTGACTGGTGTTGTgcggtagtgtaaaaaatgttaaagatagccGTATCGGTCTACCTTCTTTCTGATTCGGCGACCACTACCACTGTCCGCGTTCTCACTGCACATTAAGTCCGCACTcagtgttatttttgtttgtcgacAACAGTCAAAGAGCCTAATCGtagtaagaatcccgtttcttacgaacattatattagtaaaaaccacgaaagtttaaagttatataacaaTAGTATGTTCAGATGTAGTATATACATAAATCATTACAATCGCAC includes the following:
- the LOC106716154 gene encoding single-strand selective monofunctional uracil DNA glycosylase yields the protein MTTEVVSTFFCEKPSALENENKEVEDLSIQFLNLIDELNKKLETFPFPAAIKCIYNPTIYARQTFEMYVRKYCNTKKSIMFFGMNPGPFGMSQTGVPFGDVSSVRDWLGIEGPVGKPPKELETRPVRGFECTRTEISGKRFWGLLKEICGTPEKFFETSFVYNYLNQQWMKTNGCNLTPGDFKVTEMKALYEICDPIFIKVLELYKVQTIIAVGKFCETRAHKAIEEYLPSKRKTIKVLYLPHPSPRTVNNNNWDQKALEYLERYDLLKYYKD